One window of the Prochlorococcus marinus XMU1411 genome contains the following:
- a CDS encoding inositol monophosphatase family protein produces the protein MFELCEIEELANQVNLSILYEIAKTSAQIGNEILKVNYNKIQKISSKGRKGDLVTNVDLEVENKIKEYLLEETPNISINAEESGKLTKSSDLTWCIDPLDGTTNYSHGYPFFGTSIGLVYKNKPIIGAISVPYLNELYSACIGLGSFCNDSKLKVSSPSNLSDSLLVTGFSYDRFETEDNNYAEFCYLTHKTRGVRRGGAAAIDLAFVAAGKVDGYWERGLEVWDIAAGAIIVKEAGGIISDYPSGEFNLSSGRILACSPSLENELKNELDKVSPLKKNLYT, from the coding sequence ATGTTCGAATTATGTGAAATAGAGGAACTTGCAAATCAAGTTAACTTATCCATTTTGTATGAAATAGCCAAAACTTCCGCTCAAATTGGTAATGAAATTTTAAAAGTTAATTACAATAAAATTCAAAAAATATCATCAAAGGGTAGGAAGGGTGATCTAGTTACCAATGTAGATTTGGAAGTAGAAAATAAAATTAAAGAATATTTATTAGAAGAGACACCAAACATATCTATAAATGCAGAGGAATCGGGAAAATTAACCAAATCTTCTGATTTAACGTGGTGTATAGACCCATTAGACGGTACAACAAACTATTCCCATGGATATCCTTTTTTTGGTACTTCTATTGGACTTGTGTACAAAAATAAGCCAATTATAGGGGCTATATCAGTTCCTTATTTAAATGAACTATATTCAGCCTGTATAGGTTTAGGTTCATTCTGCAATGATAGTAAACTTAAAGTATCGAGTCCCTCTAATCTTTCTGATAGTCTACTTGTAACTGGTTTCTCTTATGACAGATTTGAGACAGAAGATAATAATTATGCTGAATTTTGTTATTTAACACATAAGACTAGAGGTGTTAGAAGAGGAGGTGCAGCAGCAATTGATCTAGCATTTGTTGCGGCAGGTAAGGTTGATGGATACTGGGAAAGAGGACTAGAAGTATGGGACATTGCAGCCGGTGCTATTATTGTTAAAGAGGCTGGTGGTATTATTTCTGATTATCCATCAGGCGAATTTAATTTAAGTTCAGGAAGAATTTTAGCTTGTTCTCCTAGCCTTGAGAATGAATTAAAAAATGAACTAGATAAAGTCTCTCCACTTAAAAAAAATCTCTATACGTAA
- the dnaK gene encoding molecular chaperone DnaK: MGQIVGIDLGTTNSVVGVIEAGRPIVIANSEGSRTTPSIVGFTKDKEIVIGDQARRQLVLNPKNTFYNLKRFIGSDWDELDENSISVPYNVKANTTGSVRVLSPNTEREYAPEELVSSLIRKLINDAETYLGDTVDSAVITVPAYFNESQRQATKDSAILAGIKVDRILNEPTAAALAYGFEKSSSNNVLVFDLGGGTFDVSLLKISNGVFDVKATCGDTQLGGNNFDSKIVDWLAEKFLTKHDIDLRRDRQALQRLTEAAEKAKCELSGLQKTKISLPFITTSNEGPLHIEETLDRKIFESLSQDLLDRILEPVQIALDDSGWNAEDIDEVVLVGGSTRIPMVQQLVKTLVPNDPCQSVNPDEVVAVGAAIQSGIISGDLQDLLLNDVTPLSLGLETIGGLMKVLIPRNTPIPVRQSDVFSTSEANQSSVVVQVRQGERPLASENKSLGKFRLSGIPPAPRGIPQVQVAFDIDANGLLEVSATDRTTGRKQTVTISGGSNLNEQEINSIIEEAKAKANEDRKRRSVIDRKNSALTLIAQAERRLRDASLEFGPYGAERQQRAVELAIQDVEEYIDDDDPQELEISVSALQEALFGLNRKFAAEKKTDNNPLQSIKNTFGSLKDELFSDDYWDDDPWDNQMNRNYRNSRYGNSRDDDPWDNDYFL, from the coding sequence ATGGGGCAAATAGTTGGAATTGATTTAGGTACTACTAACTCTGTTGTAGGAGTTATAGAAGCTGGACGTCCAATCGTTATTGCAAATTCTGAAGGTTCTAGAACTACTCCTTCAATAGTTGGATTTACAAAAGATAAAGAAATAGTTATAGGAGACCAAGCGAGAAGACAACTTGTCCTAAATCCTAAGAATACCTTTTATAACCTAAAAAGATTTATTGGTAGCGACTGGGATGAATTAGATGAGAATAGTATTTCTGTTCCTTATAACGTAAAGGCTAATACCACTGGAAGCGTTAGGGTTCTTAGTCCGAATACAGAAAGAGAGTATGCGCCAGAAGAATTAGTGAGTTCATTAATCAGAAAATTAATTAATGATGCTGAAACATATCTTGGTGATACTGTTGACTCTGCTGTTATTACAGTCCCTGCTTACTTTAATGAATCACAAAGGCAAGCTACAAAGGATTCTGCAATATTAGCTGGTATTAAAGTAGATAGAATATTAAATGAACCTACAGCTGCTGCTCTAGCTTACGGTTTTGAAAAAAGTTCTTCTAATAATGTTTTAGTTTTTGATTTAGGGGGAGGAACATTTGACGTCTCGTTATTAAAAATTTCTAATGGTGTATTTGATGTTAAAGCCACTTGTGGTGATACTCAGCTAGGAGGTAACAATTTTGATTCAAAAATAGTAGATTGGCTTGCAGAAAAATTTCTTACTAAACATGATATTGATCTTAGAAGGGATAGACAAGCGTTACAGAGACTAACTGAGGCTGCTGAAAAAGCTAAATGTGAATTGTCAGGATTGCAAAAAACAAAAATATCCTTACCTTTTATCACCACTAGTAATGAGGGTCCATTACATATTGAGGAAACCTTAGATAGAAAAATATTTGAATCATTATCTCAAGATCTTCTAGATAGAATATTAGAGCCTGTGCAAATAGCATTAGATGACTCCGGATGGAACGCAGAAGATATAGATGAGGTAGTTCTTGTCGGAGGCAGCACAAGAATTCCAATGGTTCAACAATTAGTAAAGACTCTTGTTCCAAATGACCCTTGTCAATCTGTTAATCCTGATGAAGTTGTAGCAGTTGGAGCTGCGATACAATCTGGAATTATTAGTGGTGATTTACAAGATTTACTCCTAAATGACGTTACTCCCTTATCTTTAGGTTTAGAAACTATTGGTGGACTTATGAAGGTACTCATTCCTCGTAATACTCCAATACCAGTTAGACAATCTGATGTTTTTAGTACGTCTGAAGCTAATCAATCATCAGTGGTTGTTCAAGTACGGCAGGGTGAAAGGCCTTTAGCATCTGAAAATAAATCACTAGGTAAATTTAGATTATCAGGAATACCTCCAGCTCCAAGAGGAATACCTCAAGTTCAGGTAGCATTTGATATTGATGCTAATGGCCTTTTAGAAGTAAGTGCAACTGATAGAACTACTGGAAGAAAGCAAACAGTTACAATTTCTGGAGGTTCTAACTTAAATGAACAAGAAATAAATTCGATAATTGAAGAAGCAAAAGCAAAAGCTAATGAAGATAGAAAGAGAAGATCTGTAATTGATAGAAAAAATAGTGCTTTAACTCTTATTGCGCAAGCTGAGAGAAGACTTAGAGATGCTTCATTGGAATTTGGCCCTTATGGAGCTGAAAGACAACAACGAGCCGTTGAATTAGCCATTCAAGATGTTGAAGAGTATATAGATGATGATGATCCTCAAGAATTAGAAATCTCAGTAAGTGCTCTTCAAGAAGCATTATTCGGCTTAAATAGAAAATTTGCAGCAGAAAAGAAAACTGATAATAATCCCTTACAAAGCATTAAAAATACATTTGGATCATTAAAGGATGAGCTCTTTTCAGATGATTATTGGGATGATGATCCTTGGGATAATCAAATGAATAGAAATTATAGAAATTCGAGGTATGGTAATTCTAGGGACGATGATCCATGGGACAATGACTACTTCCTCTAA
- a CDS encoding DnaJ C-terminal domain-containing protein, translating to MVILGTMIHGTMTTSSKKDYLSILGLSPDFDDKELKKAFRKEARKWHPDLNKNDLNAEERFKLINQAYEYLRNPNIRKNISDENIHDEYENNNFKTGFPDFQDYLDSLFGYEYSPKNYEEYDNELFEDESINTNNDEFNNYEYPTTSPEEPPPVKLHQDIETIIELTPDEALNGASILIELEDETVVEVDTPPFAGDGWRLRLENIARGGKDHYLQLKVQTESGLRIDGLRVLYKLELFPHDALLGCAVEVPTLDGNVTLQVPPKSSTGRMLRLKGRGLTFEDNVGDQYVEILVVIPADINDEEIALYTRLQELSLSDS from the coding sequence ATGGTAATTCTAGGGACGATGATCCATGGGACAATGACTACTTCCTCTAAAAAAGACTATTTGTCGATTTTGGGTTTATCCCCCGATTTCGATGATAAAGAACTTAAAAAGGCTTTTCGAAAAGAAGCAAGAAAATGGCACCCAGATTTAAATAAAAACGATCTTAATGCAGAAGAGAGATTTAAATTAATTAACCAAGCATACGAATATCTACGCAATCCCAATATAAGAAAAAATATTTCGGATGAAAATATCCATGATGAATATGAAAATAATAATTTCAAGACAGGGTTTCCTGATTTTCAAGATTATCTTGATTCCTTATTTGGATATGAATACTCACCAAAGAATTACGAGGAATATGATAATGAACTATTTGAGGATGAATCAATAAATACAAATAATGATGAATTTAATAATTATGAATACCCTACAACCTCTCCAGAAGAGCCACCTCCAGTTAAACTCCACCAAGATATTGAAACAATTATTGAATTAACTCCTGATGAGGCCTTAAATGGAGCTTCAATTTTAATTGAGCTTGAAGATGAAACCGTAGTAGAAGTCGATACGCCTCCTTTCGCTGGAGATGGGTGGCGATTAAGACTTGAAAATATTGCAAGGGGAGGTAAAGATCATTATTTACAGTTAAAAGTTCAAACCGAAAGTGGTCTAAGAATAGACGGTTTAAGAGTTCTTTATAAACTAGAGTTATTTCCTCATGATGCTCTACTTGGTTGTGCAGTAGAGGTCCCCACCCTTGATGGAAATGTCACACTTCAAGTGCCACCAAAATCATCTACGGGCAGAATGTTACGTTTGAAAGGTAGGGGTTTAACTTTCGAAGATAATGTAGGTGATCAATATGTTGAAATCTTGGTAGTGATACCTGCTGATATTAATGATGAAGAAATTGCTTTATATACAAGATTACAAGAATTATCACTTTCTGATTCTTAA
- a CDS encoding 2Fe-2S iron-sulfur cluster-binding protein yields the protein MKKTFTVTIKNKETGKVYQEKVNSDEYILKEFEKKGFKLSFSCRNGCCTSCAVKIKSGTLQQPEAMGVSQALKDKGYALLCVAKATSDLEVETTYEDEVYDLQFGKYFGRGNTRVAPPWEFEED from the coding sequence TTGAAAAAGACTTTCACAGTTACTATTAAAAATAAGGAAACCGGAAAGGTCTACCAAGAGAAGGTTAATAGTGATGAATATATACTTAAGGAATTTGAAAAGAAAGGTTTCAAGCTTTCATTTTCATGTAGAAATGGTTGCTGTACAAGTTGTGCAGTTAAAATTAAATCTGGTACCTTGCAACAACCTGAAGCAATGGGTGTATCTCAGGCTTTAAAAGACAAAGGATATGCACTTCTTTGTGTGGCTAAAGCAACTTCGGATCTTGAGGTTGAAACTACATATGAAGATGAAGTTTACGATTTACAATTTGGAAAATATTTTGGGAGGGGAAATACAAGAGTTGCGCCACCTTGGGAATTTGAGGAAGATTAA